The following are encoded in a window of Primulina eburnea isolate SZY01 chromosome 4, ASM2296580v1, whole genome shotgun sequence genomic DNA:
- the LOC140830774 gene encoding pectinesterase-like: MGYDMGSKKKKVAVAGLASILLVAAVVAVTVGVSNKGGDSSAAPTNNGAPTISASTKAVKAICSPTDYKETCEQSLADANTTDPKELIKLAFNYAVKNIGEVIQNSTLLKDAAADERTKGALDTCRDLLHTSIDDLQRSFEKFGEFDVSNLNEYVEDVKTWLSASITYQETCIDGFENTTGDTAEKMKKLLKTAGELSSNGLAMVDDFSTILSGLNLESLGSSRRLLGSSQDSIPSFVNPEARKLLSVTPISLKPNAVVAQDGSTPYKTIKAAIDAIPKKNNNTFVILVKAGLYKETVIIPKKVNNVVLIGEGPTKTRITGNKNFVEGTQTFHSATLAVNGEGFIAKDIAIENTAGPEKHQAVAVRVSGDKAIFYNVHMDGYQDTLYAHAYRQYYRDCVISGTIDFVFGDALSIFQKTRLVVRKPLNNQACMVTAQGRKDHRGVGAIIFQSCDIVAEPAFTAAKPALEAYLGRPWKEFSRTIIMQSNIDGFIAPEGWSPWAGTFALDTLYYGEYQNRGAGSTLSDRVKWKGIKKITPQIASSFSGGKVYTDDLWLRSSGVPYVPTLV, encoded by the exons atggGATACGATATGGGAAGCAAGAAGAAGAAGGTGGCCGTCGCGGGTCTCGCCTCCATTCTCTTGGTGGCGGCCGTGGTTGCTGTCACGGTCGGCGTCTCCAATAAAGGTGGAGACAGCAGCGCTGCCCCAACCAATAACGGCGCTCCCACCATCAGCGCCTCTACTAAGGCCGTGAAAGCCATTTGCTCCCCCACAGATTACAAGGAAACCTGTGAGCAGTCTCTTGCCGATGCCAACACCACCGACCCAAAGGAGCTGATCAAGTTGGCATTCAACTACGCTGTTAAGAATATCGGAGAAGTCATTCAGAACTCGACTCTGTTGAAAGACGCGGCCGCCGATGAGAGGACCAAGGGGGCCTTGGACACTTGCCGAGACTTGCTCCACACCTCTATCGACGACCTCCAGAGATCGTTCGAGAAGTTCGGCGAATTCGATGTCAGCAATTTGAATGAGTACGTTGAGGATGTTAAGACATGGCTTAGCGCCTCTATCACATACCAGGAGACTTGCATTGATGGGTTCGAGAACACCACCGGTGACACCGCAGAGAAGATGAAGAAGCTGTTGAAAACCGCGGGAGAGTTATCCAGCAATGGCCTCGCAATGGTGGATGATTTCTCCACCATCTTGTCTGGTTTGAATTTGGAAAGCTTAGGCAGCAGCCGCCGGCTACTAGGATCCAGCCAGGATTCGATCCCTTCTTTCGTGAACCCCGAGGCACGAAAGCTCCTTTCCGTCACGCCCATATCTTTGAAGCCGAATGCGGTTGTGGCACAAGATGGAAGCACACCGTATAAGACCATCAAGGCAGCCATAGATGCCATCCCGAAGAAGAATAACAATACTTTTGTGATTCTTGTGAAGGCTGGTTTGTACAAGGAAACTGTTATAATCCCAAAGAAGGTGAACAACGTTGTGTTGATCGGAGAGGGGCCGACAAAGACTAGAATCACCGGCAACAAGAACTTTGTCGAGGGCACCCAAACCTTCCACTCTGCCACTCTTG CCGTGAACGGAGAAGGTTTCATCGCCAAGGACATCGCGATCGAGAACACTGCCGGCCCCGAAAAGCACCAAGCCGTGGCTGTTCGTGTTTCTGGAGACAAGGCCATCTTCTACAACGTCCACATGGACGGCTACCAAGACACCCTCTACGCACATGCCTACCGCCAGTACTACCGCGACTGCGTCATCTCCGGCACCATCGACTTCGTGTTCGGCGACGCCTTGTCCATCTTCCAGAAAACCCGCCTGGTCGTCCGCAAGCCATTGAACAACCAAGCATGCATGGTCACCGCACAAGGCCGCAAGGACCATCGTGGAGTCGGCGCCATCATTTTCCAAAGCTGCGACATCGTGGCTGAGCCAGCTTTCACCGCTGCAAAGCCCGCCTTGGAAGCCTACCTCGGACGTCCATGGAAGGAGTTCTCCAGGACAATCATCATGCAATCCAACATCGATGGGTTCATTGCACCGGAAGGGTGGTCTCCATGGGCCGGAACTTTTGCTCTGGATACATTGTACTACGGTGAGTACCAGAACCGTGGAGCCGGGTCGACTCTTTCGGACCGGGTTAAGTGGAAGGGTATCAAGAAGATCACTCCACAGATTGCCAGTAGCTTTTCTGGAGGAAAAGTGTACACTGATGATTTGTGGTTGAGGAGTTCTGGGGTGCCATATGTTCCTACCCTCGTCTAA
- the LOC140830019 gene encoding berberine bridge enzyme-like D-2: protein MISEQTSSSTVWFGDEPAESGGHKMLRPKRTWVISDIMRNFTIYPSSHNDPSVYFSFLDFSIQNLRFSGTSVPKPIAIILPVSREQLINSVKCCEKGYWEIRVRCGGHSYEGTSYVSNDGSPFVLIDVMNLDRVSVDVESESAWVEGGATLGQTYYAISASSQVLGFSAGSCPTVGIGGHIAGGGFGLLSRKYGLAADNVVDALLIDANGRLLDREAMGEDVFWAIRGGGGGIWGIVYAWKIQLLKVPETVTCFILSRPGPRRHVSKLVNKWQHVAPELGNDFYLSAFVGAGLPQMKKNGLSVTFKGFFLGPKSEVISILNGVFPELNISPEDCQEMTWIESVLYFSGLDNGSSVADLNDRFLLDKHYFKAKSDYVRAPISETGLTSAIKILEKEPKGYVILDPYGGAMREISSESIAFPHRKGNLYGIQYLVEWQEEYNFKSNNYIEWIRGFYNEMTPYVSSGPRAAYINYMDFDLGVMDYLNSSVAVADPVEMARIWGEKYFLKNYERLVKAKTIIDPFNVFRNQQGIPPMSASYGKAQV, encoded by the exons ATGATATCAGAGCAGACCTCTtctagtacggtgtggttcggagACGAACCAGCGGAATCTGGTGGGCATAAAATGCTGAGGCCAAAGAGGACATGGGTGATCTCCGATATCATGAG AAATTTCACCATATACCCGAGTTCTCATAATGATCCTAGTGTTTACTTCagttttcttgatttttcgatTCAAAATCTTCGTTTTTCTGGTACCTCGGTCCCGAAACCGATAGCCATCATATTGCCAGTGAGCAGAGAGCAGCTAATAAACAGCGTTAAGTGTTGCGAAAAAGGGTATTGGGAAATTAGAGTGAGGTGTGGTGGACATAGTTATGAGGGAACTTCATATGTATCTAATGATGGATCGCCCTTTGTGCTGATAGACGTTATGAATCTGGATCGAGTTTCTGTGGACGTCGAATCAGAATCAGCTTGGGTCGAGGGAGGTGCGACGCTAGGCCAGACTTATTATGCCATTTCAGCGTCGAGCCAAGTTCTTGGATTTTCAGCGGGATCATGCCCCACTGTGGGGATTGGAGGGCACATAGCCGGCGGTGGATTCGGATTATTATCAAGAAAATACGGCCTTGCTGCTGATAATGTGGTGGATGCACTTCTTATTGACGCAAACGGCAGGCTACTAGACCGGGAAGCCATGGGGGAAGACGTGTTTTGGGCCATTCGGGGAGGAGGCGGCGGCATTTGGGGCATTGTTTACGCATGGAAAATCCAGCTGCTGAAAGTACCCGAAACGGTGACATGTTTCATTCTTTCTAGGCCTGGACCAAGGCGTCACGTGTCAAAACTAGTCAACAAATGGCAGCATGTTGCACCGGAGCTCGGAAATGACTTTTATTTGTCGGCTTTTGTTGGGGCAGGCTTGCCACAGATGAAAAAAAATGGTCTTTCGGTTACGTTTAAAGGGTTCTTTTTAGGTCCAAAATCAGAAGTTATATCAATCTTAAATGGGGTGTTTCCAGAATTGAATATTTCACCAGAGGACTGCCAAGAAATGACTTGGATCGAGTCCGTTCTTTACTTTTCAGGACTGGACAACGGAAGCTCGGTTGCCGACTTAAACGACCGTTTTCTACTAGATAAGCACTATTTCAAGGCTAAATCAGACTATGTCAGGGCTCCCATATCAGAAACCGGACTAACATCTGCCatcaaaattcttgaaaaggAACCAAAGGGATATGTTATCTTAGATCCTTACGGAGGAGCCATGCGAGAAATAAGCAGTGAATCTATTGCTTTCCCTCACAGAAAAGGTAACCTTTACGGAATACAATATTTAGTTGAATGGCAAGAAGAATACAACTTCAAAAGCAATAATTATATAGAGTGGATCAGAGGATTTTACAATGAAATGACACCATATGTTTCATCCGGCCCAAGGGCTGCTTACATAAACTACATGGACTTCGATCTTGGAGTTATGGATTACTTAAATAGCAGTGTAGCAGTTGCTGATCCAGTGGAGATGGCAAGGATTTGGGGAGAGAaatatttcttgaaaaattatgAGAGATTAGTCAAAGCCAAGACaattattgatccatttaatgtTTTCAGAAATCAACAAGGTATTCCTCCAATGTCTGCTTCATACGGAAAAGCACAAGTATAg